One genomic segment of Gadus chalcogrammus isolate NIFS_2021 chromosome 3, NIFS_Gcha_1.0, whole genome shotgun sequence includes these proteins:
- the LOC130380126 gene encoding tensin-4-like produces MLAVANMSQVIPNHVLRVGQTVRLNASPRSTSSSPSHPNSTSPFSDPELEASLDNLNQLILELDPTFEPLPMTSPVNVSSNTEDSSPEEDLYRCVLVPRSCSPNTSRSIPIPTPTSSASPRCSPHGSLIFSSSPSSSSRPTLLCGGGGGVRRRPSTHGDAFANAMSPRRTHSNRNSGNSMLSMSPGSDTSYMLGSCLSLASEDADSPDGLGPRTISGSFSNVSGTSCDTRTSPTKPSLLDHCQGLQGYGSHSSPASLAGSLMDIPVVLVNGVPTEPDPSRPVAPQSTPPKPSLPHGFQAHFHGSQPSMKFVMDTSKFWFRPHINRAEAEAMLKDRLPGVFVVRDSTSFRGSFGLVMKVDPYNVSPTGCPAGESSSGAMRHFLIETSAKGVRIRGSPHEPFFGSLSALVYQHTMTACALPCKLLLQTHDLAEEEDESHDGTESDVKNKTASNFLFLNTVPTEMLTGPCAVKKAVAATLEKHSKASITPTIVNFRVSQKGVTLTDVKRKLFFRRHYPAHLLSYSGPDPDNRLWLQDGKSGARMFGFVAKGVEAGMENVCHVFAEHDPLQTCGEAIDVMQGSISKL; encoded by the exons ATGCTTGCAGTAGCCAACATGTCCCAAGTGATACCCAACCATGTCCTGCGAGTGGGTCAGACCGTCCGACTGAACGCGTCTCCGAGGTCAACGAGTTCGAGTCCGAGTCACCCAAACTCCACCAGTCCGTTCAGCGACCCCGAGCTCGAAGCATCCCTGGACAACCTGAACCAGCTCATCCTCGAATTGGATCCGACGTTCGAGCCCCTCCCGATGACGAGTCCCGTCAACGTAAGCTCCAACACAG aagacTCCTCTCCAGAGGAGGACCTGTACCGCTGCGTCTTGGTCCCCCGGAGCTGCTCCCCTAACACCTCCCGCAGCATTCCCATCCCCacgcccacctcctccgcctcgcCCCGCTGCAGCCCCCACGGCTCCCTCATCTtctcgtcctccccctcctcctcgtcgagGCCCACGTTGctgtgcggcggcggcggcggcgtgcggCGGCGGCCCTCGACGCACGGCGACGCCTTCGCCAACGCGATGTCCCCACGCAGGACGCACTCCAACAGGAACAGCGGCAACTCCATGCTGTCCATGTCGCCCGGCTCCGACACCAGCTACATGCTGGGCAG CTGTCTGTCCCTGGCCAGCGAGGACGCGGACAGCCCCGATGGCCTCGGCCCGCGGACGATATCAGGCTCCTTCAGCAACGTGTCCGGGACGTCCTGTGACACAAGGACCTCGCCGACCAAGCCCTCACTGCTGGACCACTGCCAGGGGCTCCAGGGCTACGGCAGCCACAGCAGCCCCGCGTCACTGGCCGGCTCCCTCATGGACATCCCCGTGGTGCTGGTCAACGGAGTGCCGACAGAGCCGGACCCCAGCCGTCCGGTCGCGCCGCAGTCAACGCCCCCGAAGCCGTCACTCCCTCACG GTTTCCAGGCCCATTTCCATGGAAGTCAGCCCTCGATGAAATTTGTCATGGACACATCAAAGTTCTGGTTCCGACCACACATAAACCGAGCAGAAG CGGAGGCCATGCTGAAGGACAGGCTACCTGGGGTGTTTGTGGTGAGGGACAGCACGTCCTTCCGGGGCAGCTTCGGCCTGGTGATGAAGGTGGACCCCTACAACGTCTCCCCCACTGGATGTCCTGCAG GAGAGAGCAGCTCGGGTGCGATGAGACACTTTCTCATCGAGACGTCGGCCAAGGGCGTGCGGATCAGAGGCTCCCCACACGAGCCCTTCTTCG GTAGTCTATCTGCCCTGGTCTACCAACACACAATGACGGCGTGCGCTTTACCCTGCAAGCTACTGCTACAGACCCACG ATCtggcagaagaagaagatgagtcACATGACGGCACCGAATCCGACGTCAAGAACAAAACTG CGAgcaacttcctcttcctcaacacCGTCCCCACGGAGATGCTGACCGGCCCCTGTGCCGTGAAGAAGGCCGTCGCCGCCACCCTAGAGAAGCACTCCAAGGCCAGCATCACCCCCACCATCGTCAACTTCAGGGTGTCCCAGAAGGGGGTCACCCTGACCGACGTCAAGAGAAA actgtTCTTCCGGCGCCACTACCCGGCTCACCTGCTGAGCTACAGCGGACCGGATCCAGACAACCGATT GTGGCTGCAAGACGGCAAATCAGGAGCACG GATGTTTGGCTTCGTGGCCAAAGGCGTGGAGGCTGGCATGGAGAACGTGTGCCACGTCTTTGCAGAGCATGACCCCCTTCAGACCTGCGGTGAGGCCATCGACGTCATGCAGGGGTCCATCAGCAAGCTCTAA
- the ccr7 gene encoding C-C chemokine receptor type 7, whose protein sequence is MAKVNDFQMFVPSLCILIINVKICSSQEQEEEQNLDNTTVGYDYYGNTVDYTLYAHTPCEKKDVIHQFRRWFIPLSCTIVFLLGLFGNSLVIFTSLHFRRLKTMTDVYLLNLAFADLLFTLTLPLWAANSLQDWKLGLFTCKAMYTLHKVTLYSSILLLSCISVDRYFAITKAVSAHRNRTKTAYLSKLSLGIIWALALVFSVPEMRYSGVRHGTCSPYPVDNTSSLLIQSTQIALGFAVPLLVMTFCYSAIAVKLCQSRGFERNRALKVILAVVAAFLCCQVPYTLYLFVNTLNPSLAKTGDCAHQRSLLFAHDITQFLAVCRCCLNPLVYGFIGVKFRQDLLKLMKEGRCLSHEQFYKCSSHSGRKSSVADTETTTTFSP, encoded by the exons ATGGCTAAGGTCAATG ATTTTCAGATGTTTGTACCATCTTTGTGTATTTTGATTATCAACGTTAAG ATCTGCTCATctcaagaacaagaagaagaacaaaatCTGGATAACACTACCGTAGGCTACGACTACTATGGAAACACAGTGGACTACACCTTGTACGCACACACCCCGTGCGAGAAAAAAGATGTCATCCATCAGTTCCGTCGGTGGTTCATCCCCCTGTCTTGCACCATCGTCTTCCTCCTGGGCCTGTTCGGCAACAGCCTGGTCATCTTCACCTCCCTCCACTTCCGCCGACTGAAGACGATGACCGACGTGTACCTCCTGAACCTCGCCTTCGCAGACCTCCTCTTCACTCTCACGCTCCCCCTCTGGGCCGCTAACTCCCTGCAAGACTGGAAGCTGGGCCTGTTCACGTGTAAGGCCATGTACACCCTGCACAAGGTCACCCTATACAGCAGCATACTGCTGCTGTCCTGCATCAGCGTGGACCGCTACTTCGCAATCACCAAGGCCGTGTCGGCGCACCGCAACCGCACCAAGACCGCCTACCTCAGCAAGCTGTCGTTGGGCATCATCTGGGCGTTAGCCCTGGTGTTCTCCGTCCCTGAGATGAGGTACAGCGGCGTCCGCCACGGCACCTGTAGCCCGTACCCGGTCGACAACACGTCCAGTCTTCTCATCCAGAGCACGCAGATCGCCCTGGGCTTCGCGGTGCCGCTCCTGGTCATGACCTTCTGCTACAGCGCCATCGCCGTGAAGCTGTGCCAATCGCGCGGCTTCGAGCGCAACCGCGCCCTCAAGGTGATCCTCGCGGTGGTGGCGGCGTTCCTGTGTTGCCAGGTGCCGTACACCCTGTACCTTTTTGTGAACACCCTGAACCCCAGTCTGGCCAAGACTGGGGACTGCGCTCATCAGAGATCGCTGCTCTTTGCTCACGACATCACCCAGTTCCTGGCAGTGTGCCGGTGCTGCCTTAACCCGCTGGTGTACGGCTTCATCGGGGTGAAGTTCCGCCAGGATCTGCTGAAGCTGATGAAAGAGGGGCGCTGCCTATCCCACGAGCAATTCTATAAGTGCAGTTCGCACTCTGGCAGGAAGAGCAGCGTGGCAGACACCGAAACCACCACCACGTTCTCCCCTTAA